The genome window ATGTCACAACCACCGATAAATTCTTTGTTTACGTATAGTTGAGGAATAGTTGGCCATTCGGAGAATTCCTTGATACCCTCACGCAATTCCGGGTCTTCCAATACGTTGTAAGCAGCGAACTTCACTGGGTCAACACCTTGCTGACCCAACATGTTTATTGTTGCCCTAGAGAAACCACACTGTGGGAACTCTGGAGTACCTTTCATGAACAACACTACTGGTGCTGATGAAATAGCGTCTTCAATAGCTTTTTTGGTCTCCTGAGAGAGGAACCTTTGGAAGTTAAATTGTGTTTTGAACGCGGGGCGCAAGAGAGAACTTTTAGTAATGAAAGATCTGGCAAACATCGTTGTTGGGAGTATAATGTGGTCCTCGTAAATGATTATCTTTGCGTGAAGCTAGACAACTACACTCAAATCCAATAACTTAGATCGAAGTTTGGAAGTTTCCTGCcgtaaatatatataaatgcAGAGATTTAtttgtatgtatatgtgACAAGCTCACCTTTAGCTGTTAGAGATGGGAATTTTCCATTATTCACCGAGCAACGGCATCAGAGGAAAGTGTTAAAAAAACGGTCACATGACATAAATAATATTGACTCACTTTTACTCTAATTTCGACTTCGGAAAAGACAGGGTATCTCCTAAGCAACTAGGTTACTTTCATTAATTTAGAAGTCAAGAATTCGCTCGTATGGCGCAGTGGTAGCGCAGCAGATTGCAAATCTGTTGGTCCTTAGTTCGATCCTGAGTGCGAGCTGttctttttagattttttGACCAAATTTTAATCTTCTAAAAAAACTATTTTTTTGCGAATGCTCAGGATTTCATCCGCTAGTTATATTAACAAGCCTCTTTGGTCAAATAACAACCGAAGCATCGGTGGTTTAGTGGTAAAATCCAACGTTG of Kluyveromyces marxianus DMKU3-1042 DNA, complete genome, chromosome 3 contains these proteins:
- the GRX5 gene encoding monothiol glutaredoxin GRX5, whose translation is MFARSFITKSSLLRPAFKTQFNFQRFLSQETKKAIEDAISSAPVVLFMKGTPEFPQCGFSRATINMLGQQGVDPVKFAAYNVLEDPELREGIKEFSEWPTIPQLYVNKEFIGGCDIIMNMAQTGDLTKLLEDADALVPEEEEEQEK